One window from the genome of Lysobacter helvus encodes:
- the metH gene encoding methionine synthase, translating to MTTLLARQTRLSGLEPLQITPQSNFVNVGERTNVTGSAQFKKLILEGRYDEAVVVARQQVENGAQVLDVNMDEGMLDSERAMTTFLNLIAAEPDIARVPVMVDSSKWTVIEAGLKCLQGKGIVNSISMKEGEAEFLRQAQLVRRYGAAVVVMAFDEVGQADTIERKVDICSRAYDLLTTQVGFPPEDIIFDPNVFAIATGIEEHDGYAVAFIEAARELKRRFPLSHISGGVSNVSFSFRGNEPVRQAIHVVFLYHAIAAGMDMGIVNAGALPLYDDLDADLRERVEDVVLNRRSDGTERLLEIADRYKGRKGEKKVEDLAWRDRPVRDRLSHALVHGIDAFIEIDTEEARAQSTVPLDVIEGPLMAGMNVVGDLFGAGKMFLPQVVKSARVMKKAVAYLLPYIEAEKLRTGVVGRNNGKIVMATVKGDVHDIGKNIVGVVLACNNFEVIDLGVMVPAQVILDRAKAENADIIGLSGLITPSLEEMSHVAREMQRQGFQVPLLIGGATTSRAHTALKIDPHYKSPTVWVKDASRAVGVAQSLVSGELRQAFVAANDADYAEIRERHKSRGDAKRLVPLEKARAQAFDGGWDAYTPPAPRTPGLTVFDDVPLAELVDYIDWTPFFNTWELSGKYPAILDDAIVGTQARELFADAQAMLTKIVGEKWLQAKAVVGLWPAHSVGDDVRVGNGTTLHFLRQQADKPVDRPDFCLADFIAPVSSGKHDWIGGFAVTAGLGIEAHVARFEADQDDYNAILLKALADRLAEALAERTHALVRRDLWGYAADETLANDALIDEQYAGIRPAPGYPACPEHSEKATLFKLLEAEKHVGVQLTESYAMYPAAAVSGYYFSHPRSQYFVVGRVSREQVADYAKRKGVSLQQAERWLASNLDYDPE from the coding sequence ATGACGACCCTGCTCGCCCGCCAGACGCGGCTCAGTGGCCTGGAGCCGCTGCAGATCACCCCGCAGAGCAACTTCGTCAACGTCGGGGAACGCACCAACGTCACCGGCTCGGCGCAGTTCAAGAAGCTGATCCTCGAAGGACGCTACGACGAAGCCGTGGTGGTCGCGCGCCAGCAGGTGGAAAACGGCGCGCAGGTGCTCGACGTCAACATGGACGAGGGCATGCTCGATTCCGAGCGCGCGATGACCACGTTCCTCAACCTCATCGCCGCCGAGCCCGACATCGCGCGCGTGCCGGTGATGGTGGACAGTTCGAAGTGGACGGTGATCGAGGCCGGCCTGAAGTGCCTGCAGGGCAAGGGCATCGTCAATTCCATCTCGATGAAGGAAGGCGAAGCCGAGTTCCTGCGCCAGGCGCAACTGGTGCGCCGCTACGGCGCGGCCGTGGTGGTCATGGCGTTCGACGAAGTCGGCCAGGCCGACACGATCGAACGCAAGGTCGACATCTGTTCGCGCGCCTACGACCTGCTGACGACGCAGGTCGGCTTCCCGCCGGAAGACATCATCTTCGACCCCAACGTGTTCGCGATCGCCACCGGCATCGAGGAACACGATGGCTACGCGGTCGCCTTCATCGAGGCGGCGCGCGAACTCAAGCGCCGCTTCCCGCTGTCGCACATCAGCGGCGGCGTGTCGAACGTGTCGTTCTCCTTCCGCGGCAACGAGCCCGTGCGGCAGGCGATCCACGTGGTGTTCCTGTACCACGCGATCGCCGCGGGCATGGACATGGGCATCGTCAACGCGGGCGCCCTGCCCCTGTACGACGACCTCGATGCGGACCTGCGCGAGCGCGTGGAAGACGTGGTGCTCAACCGGCGCAGCGACGGCACCGAGCGCCTGCTCGAGATCGCCGACCGCTACAAGGGCAGGAAGGGCGAGAAGAAAGTCGAGGACCTCGCATGGCGCGACCGCCCCGTGCGCGACCGCCTCAGCCATGCACTCGTGCACGGCATCGACGCCTTCATCGAAATCGACACCGAGGAAGCGCGCGCGCAGTCCACGGTGCCGCTGGATGTCATCGAAGGTCCGCTGATGGCGGGCATGAACGTGGTGGGCGACCTGTTCGGCGCGGGCAAGATGTTCCTGCCGCAGGTCGTGAAGTCCGCGCGCGTGATGAAGAAGGCCGTCGCCTACCTGCTGCCGTACATCGAAGCGGAGAAGCTGCGCACCGGCGTGGTGGGCCGCAACAACGGCAAGATCGTCATGGCGACCGTCAAGGGCGACGTGCACGACATCGGCAAGAACATCGTCGGCGTGGTGCTGGCGTGCAACAACTTCGAGGTGATCGACCTCGGCGTGATGGTGCCGGCGCAGGTGATCCTGGATCGCGCGAAGGCCGAGAACGCCGACATCATCGGCTTGTCCGGGCTGATCACGCCGTCGCTGGAGGAAATGAGCCACGTCGCGCGCGAGATGCAGCGCCAGGGCTTCCAGGTGCCGCTGCTGATCGGCGGCGCGACCACGTCGCGCGCGCACACGGCGCTGAAGATCGATCCGCACTACAAGTCGCCGACCGTGTGGGTGAAGGATGCCTCGCGTGCGGTGGGCGTCGCGCAGTCGCTGGTGTCCGGCGAATTGCGCCAGGCGTTCGTCGCGGCCAACGACGCGGACTACGCGGAGATCCGCGAACGCCACAAGAGCCGCGGCGATGCCAAGCGCCTCGTGCCGCTGGAGAAGGCGCGCGCGCAGGCGTTCGATGGCGGCTGGGACGCGTATACGCCCCCCGCCCCGCGCACGCCGGGCCTCACGGTGTTCGACGACGTGCCGCTCGCCGAACTCGTCGACTACATCGACTGGACGCCGTTCTTCAACACCTGGGAATTGAGCGGCAAGTATCCGGCGATCCTCGACGACGCGATCGTCGGCACGCAGGCGCGCGAGCTGTTCGCCGATGCGCAGGCGATGCTTACGAAGATCGTCGGCGAGAAGTGGCTGCAGGCGAAGGCCGTCGTCGGCCTGTGGCCCGCGCATTCCGTGGGCGACGACGTGCGCGTCGGCAACGGGACCACGCTGCATTTCCTGCGCCAGCAGGCGGACAAGCCGGTCGACCGGCCGGATTTCTGCCTCGCGGATTTCATCGCGCCGGTGTCGTCGGGCAAGCACGACTGGATCGGCGGCTTCGCGGTGACCGCGGGGCTCGGGATCGAAGCGCATGTCGCGCGCTTCGAGGCCGACCAAGACGATTACAACGCGATCCTGTTGAAGGCGCTCGCCGATCGCCTGGCCGAAGCCCTGGCCGAGCGCACGCACGCGCTGGTGCGGCGCGACCTGTGGGGCTACGCGGCGGACGAAACGCTCGCCAACGATGCGTTGATCGACGAACAGTACGCCGGCATCCGCCCCGCGCCCGGCTATCCGGCGTGCCCGGAGCACAGCGAGAAGGCGACGCTGTTCAAGCTGCTGGAGGCGGAGAAGCACGTCGGCGTGCAGCTGACGGAAAGCTACGCGATGTATCCGGCGGCCGCGGTGTCGGGCTATTACTTCAGCCATCCGCGCAGCCAGTATTTCGTGG
- a CDS encoding ArsR/SmtB family transcription factor, with protein MDLEGWSTRLKVFADATRVRLLALLEREELTVAELSAITQLAQPRVSTHLAKLKDAGLVRDRRAGVSAYYRFEETALDPAQRALWNTLRAGSDDALLRQDAERVPGVLATRAADQNWADSVAGDMERHYSPGRTWEALARTALPLLSPGDVLDIASGDGVLAELLAPHAHRYVCMDASARVVAAASERLKPYANVEVREGDMHALPFPDASFDLVVLMHALTYASKPAQAVAEAARVLRSGGRLLLSSLARHEHRAVVEAYGHANLGFSEKDLRKFAEKAGVTVASSGTVTRERRPPHFEVISLLGVKP; from the coding sequence ATGGATCTGGAAGGGTGGTCGACCCGGTTGAAGGTGTTCGCCGACGCCACGCGCGTCCGCCTGCTCGCCTTGCTGGAACGCGAGGAACTCACCGTCGCCGAGCTGTCGGCCATCACGCAGCTGGCGCAGCCGCGCGTGTCCACGCACCTGGCGAAGCTGAAGGACGCGGGCCTCGTGCGTGATCGCCGCGCCGGCGTGTCGGCCTATTACCGCTTCGAGGAAACCGCGCTGGACCCGGCGCAGCGCGCGCTCTGGAACACCCTGCGCGCCGGCAGCGACGATGCACTGCTGCGCCAGGACGCCGAGCGCGTGCCCGGCGTGCTGGCCACGCGCGCGGCGGACCAGAACTGGGCCGACTCGGTGGCCGGCGACATGGAACGCCACTATTCGCCGGGCCGCACCTGGGAAGCGCTGGCGCGCACCGCGCTGCCACTGTTGAGTCCGGGCGACGTGCTGGACATCGCTTCGGGCGATGGCGTGCTGGCCGAACTGCTCGCGCCGCATGCGCACCGCTACGTCTGCATGGACGCCAGCGCGCGCGTGGTCGCCGCCGCCAGCGAACGCCTGAAGCCCTACGCCAACGTGGAAGTGCGCGAAGGCGACATGCACGCGCTGCCCTTCCCCGATGCCAGCTTCGACCTGGTGGTGCTGATGCACGCCCTCACCTACGCCAGCAAGCCTGCGCAGGCGGTGGCCGAAGCCGCGCGCGTGCTGCGCAGCGGCGGGCGCCTGTTGTTGTCGAGCCTGGCGCGCCATGAACACCGCGCGGTGGTGGAGGCCTACGGCCACGCCAACCTCGGGTTCTCGGAGAAGGACCTGCGCAAGTTCGCCGAGAAGGCCGGCGTCACCGTCGCAAGCAGCGGCACGGTGACGCGCGAACGCCGTCCGCCGCATTTCGAAGTGATTTCGTTGTTGGGAGTGAAGCCGTGA
- a CDS encoding acyl-CoA dehydrogenase family protein, which produces MDFRFTEEQLMIQDVARRIAREKIAPSAEHFDRSGEFPLENIRTLGENGLMGIEVPAEYGGAGMDPISYVLAMIEIAAGDAAHSTIMSVNNSLFCNGILTHGTEAQKQTYVRAIAEGAHIGAFALTEPQSGSDATAMRCRATKQADGRFVINGKKSWITSGPVARYIVLFAMTDPDKSARGITAFIIDTDKPGFHRGKTEPKLGIRASATCEIEFTDYVAEADEVLGQEGHGFKIAMGVLDAGRIGIASQAIGIGRAAYEATLAYVRERKAFGQPIGTFQMTQAKIADMKCKLDAATLLTLRAAWVKGQGERFTNEAAIAKLTASEACMWIAHQAVQIHAGMGYSKEMPIERYFRDAKITEIYEGTSEIQRLVIARNETGLR; this is translated from the coding sequence GTGGATTTCCGTTTCACCGAAGAGCAGTTGATGATCCAGGACGTGGCGCGTCGCATCGCGCGCGAAAAGATCGCCCCCAGCGCCGAACACTTCGACCGGAGCGGCGAATTCCCCCTCGAGAACATCCGCACCCTCGGCGAGAACGGCCTGATGGGGATCGAGGTGCCGGCCGAATACGGCGGCGCGGGCATGGACCCGATCAGCTACGTGCTGGCCATGATCGAGATCGCCGCGGGCGACGCCGCCCACTCCACGATCATGTCGGTCAACAACTCGCTGTTCTGCAACGGCATCCTGACCCACGGCACCGAGGCGCAGAAGCAGACGTACGTGCGCGCGATCGCCGAGGGCGCGCACATCGGCGCCTTCGCGCTCACCGAGCCGCAGTCCGGCTCCGACGCCACCGCCATGCGCTGCCGCGCGACCAAGCAGGCCGATGGCCGCTTCGTCATCAACGGCAAGAAGAGCTGGATCACCTCCGGCCCGGTCGCCAGGTACATCGTGCTGTTCGCGATGACCGATCCGGACAAGAGCGCGCGCGGCATCACCGCCTTCATCATCGACACCGACAAGCCCGGTTTCCACCGCGGCAAGACGGAACCGAAGCTCGGCATCCGCGCCTCGGCCACGTGCGAGATCGAATTCACCGACTACGTCGCCGAAGCCGACGAAGTGCTGGGCCAGGAAGGCCACGGCTTCAAGATCGCGATGGGCGTGCTCGACGCCGGCCGCATCGGCATCGCCTCGCAGGCCATCGGCATCGGCCGGGCCGCGTACGAAGCCACGTTGGCCTACGTGCGCGAGCGCAAGGCCTTCGGCCAGCCCATCGGCACGTTCCAGATGACGCAGGCCAAGATCGCCGACATGAAGTGCAAGCTCGACGCCGCCACGCTGCTCACGCTGCGCGCGGCGTGGGTGAAGGGCCAGGGCGAGCGTTTCACCAACGAAGCGGCCATCGCCAAGCTCACCGCCTCCGAGGCGTGCATGTGGATCGCCCACCAGGCCGTGCAGATCCACGCCGGCATGGGCTATTCGAAGGAAATGCCGATCGAGCGTTACTTCCGCGACGCGAAGATCACCGAGATCTACGAGGGTACGAGCGAGATCCAGCGCCTGGTCATCGCCCGCAACGAAACCGGCCTGCGCTGA
- a CDS encoding homocysteine S-methyltransferase family protein, producing the protein MNDVKQLPWRHPARVAQLEAALARRILVIDGAMGTMIQRHDLQEADYRGERFAHGYDALFAADGHAHAPGCGCEGHDQKGNNDLLTLSRPEIIREIHDAYLAAGADLVETNTFNSTSISLADYHLEHLVRELNREGARLAREACDAAEARDPAQPRFVIGVLGPTSRTASLSPDVNRPGFRAISFDELAHAYRESTRGLIEGGADVLMVETIFDTLNAKAALFAIEDVFEELGARLPVMISGTITDASGRTLSGQTAEAFWYSLRHARPLAIGLNCALGAKDLRAHVDVLAQVADTYVSTHPNAGLPNAFGGYDETPEDMAGTLGEFARAGLLNLVGGCCGTTPDHIRAIAQAVHGVAPREVPQLADAA; encoded by the coding sequence GTGAACGATGTGAAGCAACTGCCCTGGCGCCATCCGGCGCGCGTGGCGCAACTGGAAGCCGCGCTCGCACGGCGCATCCTCGTGATCGATGGCGCGATGGGCACGATGATCCAGCGCCACGACCTGCAGGAAGCCGACTATCGCGGCGAGCGCTTCGCCCACGGCTACGACGCGCTGTTCGCCGCCGATGGCCACGCGCACGCGCCGGGCTGCGGTTGCGAGGGGCACGACCAGAAAGGCAACAACGACCTGCTCACGCTGTCGCGCCCGGAGATCATCCGGGAGATCCACGATGCGTACCTGGCGGCCGGCGCGGACCTGGTCGAGACCAACACGTTCAATTCCACGTCGATCTCGCTGGCCGATTACCACCTCGAACACCTGGTCCGCGAACTCAACCGCGAAGGCGCGCGCCTGGCGCGCGAAGCCTGCGATGCGGCTGAAGCGCGCGATCCCGCGCAGCCGCGCTTCGTGATCGGCGTGCTGGGCCCGACCAGCCGCACGGCCTCGCTGAGCCCGGACGTGAACCGCCCCGGCTTCCGCGCGATCAGCTTCGACGAACTCGCGCACGCCTATCGCGAATCCACCCGCGGCCTCATCGAAGGCGGCGCCGACGTGCTGATGGTCGAGACGATCTTCGACACGCTCAATGCGAAAGCGGCGTTGTTCGCGATCGAAGACGTGTTCGAGGAGCTCGGTGCGCGCCTGCCGGTGATGATTTCCGGGACGATCACCGATGCCTCGGGCCGCACCTTGTCGGGCCAGACCGCCGAAGCCTTCTGGTATTCGCTGCGCCATGCGCGGCCTCTGGCGATCGGGCTGAACTGCGCGCTCGGCGCGAAGGACCTGCGCGCGCACGTCGACGTGCTGGCCCAGGTGGCCGACACGTACGTGAGCACGCATCCGAACGCGGGGCTGCCCAATGCGTTCGGCGGTTACGACGAAACGCCGGAAGACATGGCGGGCACGCTGGGCGAGTTCGCGCGCGCCGGCCTGCTGAACCTCGTCGGTGGTTGCTGCGGCACCACGCCCGACCACATCCGCGCGATCGCGCAGGCCGTGCACGGCGTCGCGCCGCGCGAAGTGCCGCAGCTGGCGGATGCCGCATGA